The Pecten maximus chromosome 11, xPecMax1.1, whole genome shotgun sequence genome has a segment encoding these proteins:
- the LOC117337280 gene encoding uncharacterized protein LOC117337280 encodes MATGRPSAHKGEQLPIRVKGSSNCPNHRQKEIIFICIDCDEELICATCSVTTHKSHELVELSSVKTQQNSKLEVFINNTEKHALPQLKMEIQLTHKELTKNSLYFSGIREKVTDQGLKCKKEIDNLISENKKICDKMEVLNQNLLKTHITELQRRITSLESLLNECKQTIQTGSTILTHDVVSDIQKFDSKIPNLPKQQWPQFHPCQDMLDQLKKAVGTVSTDQAQKEKVVKIKLLREPVVQSKFKFRHHITTIYPTQDSLAWVCDFESNILELIDFKGQTRKEIKYQDKIRDISRSAKTGNLWFCCREAKCVCEVSSSKMPVIKFRTDDPLYSICVTKDEFIVLGSEKKVSIYTDKGVMLHSSSRHISGITSAGEITQCPLTGNIAVLSAEILQNDDSSEDNWIGQIIIYDRKLQVKSHYKGEGIKSAGERFGPGSIAYDRNGNLVVADMKRHTVELVSGLGQHIKTLCSGSQGQGVIGLEDGQVLWTASEPSPGKWEVKLLKYFSE; translated from the coding sequence ATGGCAACTGGACGACCGTCTGCTCATAAAGGAGAACAGCTACCCATAAGGGTCAAAGGCAGCTCTAACTGTCCAAATCACCGACAAAAGGAGAtcatttttatatgtattgacTGTGATGAAGAGCTCATTTGTGCCACATGTAGCGTAACAACACACAAATCTCACGAACTTGTGGAACTCTCTAGTGTGAAAACACAGCAAAACAGTAAACTGGAGGTATTTATTAATAACACTGAAAAACATGCCCTGCCTCAACTGAAAATGGAGATTCAGTTGACCCATAAAGAACTGACAAAGAACAGTCTGTACTTCAGTGGAATTCGTGAAAAAGTGACTGACCAGGGGCTAAAGTGTAAAAAAGAAATAGATAATTTGAtctcagaaaataaaaaaatctgtgACAAGATGGAAGTTCTGAACCAGAATTTACTTAAAACCCACATCACTGAACTGCAGCGAAGAATAACATCACTGGAGAGTCTTCTGAatgaatgtaaacaaacaattcaAACAGGATCAACCATTCTTACACATGATGTTGTATCAGATATTCAAAAATTTGACTCAAAGATCCCAAATTTGCCAAAACAACAATGGCCTCAGTTTCATCCATGTCAAGACATGCTAGACCAGTTGAAAAAAGCCGTCGGCACCGTTTCCACTGACCAAGCCCAAAAGGAAAAAGTGGTCAAAATCAAACTACTTCGAGAACCAGTTGTGcaatcaaaattcaaatttcgACACCATATCACCACCATCTATCCCACACAGGACAGTCTAGCCTGGGTCTGCGATTTTGAAAGCAACATTCTTGAGCTTATAGACTTCAAGGGGCAGACGAGGAAGGAAATCAAGTACCAAGACAAAATTCGTGACATCAGCAGATCAGCGAAAACAGGAAACCTTTGGTTTTGCTGTAGAGAAGCAAAATGTGTGTGTGAAGTATCTTCATCTAAAATGCCAGTAATCAAATTCAGAACGGATGACCCTCTGTATAGTATTTGCGTGACCAAAGACGAATTTATTGTACTGGGCTCTGAAAAAAAAGTAAGCATTTACACGGATAAAGGTGTTATGCTTCACTCAAGCTCACGCCACATATCGGGGATCACTTCagcaggggagataactcaatgccCTTTGACTGGCAACATAGCAGTACTGAGTGCAGAAATACTACAAAATGACGACTCCAGTGAGGATAACTGGATAGGACAAATCATCATTTATGACAGAAAGTTGCAAGTGAAATCCCACTATAAAGGCGAAGGAATCAAATCTGCAGGAGAAAGATTTGGCCCAGGATCAATAGCTTACGACAGAAATGGAAACTTGGTCGTGGCCGACATGAAGAGGCATACAGTAGAGCTTGTTAGTGGATTAGGGCAGCATATCAAAACCCTGTGCAGTGGCTCACAGGGGCAGGGAGTGATTGGGCTGGAGGATGGACAAGTACTGTGGACAGCATCTGAGCCCTCACCAGGCAAGTGGGAGGTAAAGCTCCTCAAATACTTCTCTGAATGA